TTTTGATGCCGATGCCCTCTGTGGGCTGTGGGCGGCACATTATCAGATGTGCCGCTATATCGAAAACGAATTGCCGGCCTTAATCGAAGCGCATTTTCCCGCGAACGGCCAGCGCAGCATTGCCGGCCACGGCATAGGCGGTTACGGTGCCTTGCAGACTGCCCTGAGCTATCCCAAACGCTATGCGGCGGTTTCTGCTTTTGCGCCGGTTACCGACCCGGCAAAAATGCCGTGGGGGCAGAAAGCCGTTGCTGCCCGCTCGGGCGGCAGCCCGGAAAGCCGGGCGCAATACGGCATCACCGAGCTGGTGCAAACCGCCGCCGACAGGCTGCCGGTATTGATCGACCAGGGCAGCGCCGATGAGTTTTATCCGCACATACTGCAGCCGCAGCCGTTTGTGGATGCTGCACGCGGCAACGGCTTTAACGTGCAGTTTAACCTGCGCGAAGGTTACGGCCACAATTATGATTTTATCGCCACCTTTATCGACAGCCATATCGAGTTTCACGCCGATGCGCTGGGTTTGTGATTTCAATGGCGGTGAAAACCGACAAAGGCCGTCTGAACGATATTTTTCAGACGGCCTTTTAGCGGGCTAAAAAGCATCCCGTGCGGCAAACCTTTTAAAATCAGTGCCGCTGTCGGGCAACGCGGTTCAATTTTTATTTCTCCTGCCGGCAAAGGGCAGCAAATACAGTTGCGGCATCGGCAGGACGAAGCGGGCTGGCGCAGCGCAAAGCGGCATGGCCGGGGAGTTTGCTTACGGGCTGCATATAAACGGCTGCAAGGCAGCGCAAGGGTTGGGTTTTCCCGCTCTTTTGCAGTTTTTTTAAGGCACCGCCATACCCCAAGGATTCAACGCCGCTTTTTCACAAAAAGCATTGCAGCAGATCGTTGAGAAACCGCCGGCCGGTTTCAGACGGCCTGAAATACAGCGGGTCCGTCTCCAACAGGCCTTTTGCCTGCGCAGTCTGAATCTGTTTGGTGA
This genomic interval from Neisseria musculi contains the following:
- a CDS encoding alpha/beta hydrolase-fold protein, with the translated sequence MSRLTLVSRNKMFNGSHERYRHFSERGQCEMTFAVYLPPQVLQGYRVPVLYWLPGLACAGENFPLWSGAARFAAQWGIALVIPDAPVRGAGAADSAGCGLGQGAGFDADALCGLWAAHYQMCRYIENELPALIEAHFPANGQRSIAGHGIGGYGALQTALSYPKRYAAVSAFAPVTDPAKMPWGQKAVAARSGGSPESRAQYGITELVQTAADRLPVLIDQGSADEFYPHILQPQPFVDAARGNGFNVQFNLREGYGHNYDFIATFIDSHIEFHADALGL